The region CAGCCAGGCGTCACGCTCGCAACTGGCCGATGACATTGCAAAGCTGACCGCTGATTACGTCATGCGCCAACTGAACAACCGCCGTGAACACCTGATGGCCGAACAGGCCTTTCGCCAGGAAGCCTTGCTTAACCCGCGTCTGGCGGAACTGGTGCGTTCTCATCAGCAGATTCTGTTGCAGGGCACCGGGCAGTTTTTCCAGGTATTGGGTTCCCGTGAGCCGCAACAGGATGCCAAAGTGTTGACGGCGATAATCGGTCGGATGGAATATCAGGGCCTGCTTGGCGGCCCAGAGCCTCTGACCGGTGAAGAGATGCTTGAGATTCTCAAGCGTTACATGCATTTGGTGTTGGCCTCGGTCTAGCTAAATGTGGGATCTGCTTTATGTGGGAGCTGGCTTGCCTGCGATAGCATCACCGCGGTGTGTGCTTGAATGACCGTGTTGCCTGTATCGCAGGCAAGCCAACTCCCACATCGGTAGGTGCCATGCAAACCATTCAGTGGGGTATTTGATGAAAGCCTGGCGTGTCGCACTAATCGCCTTGTCGTTCCTGTTGCTCAGCGGTTGCCTGGTGACGTTCAAGGACCCGCTGCCAGCCAAAGAAGCAGCACCGGATGCCTTGCTCGGCCACTGGTCGAGCAAAAATGCCTGGGGCGAGCCGCTCAACCTGAAGATTACCCGCGTCGGTAAGCATCGTTACAAAGCGGTGAGCTACCCTAAAGCCAAGCCGGGCCAGCGCGATGAGTATCTGTTTACGGTTTCGCGCCATGGCAACCGTTGGTATTTGTCGGCGCCGTTGCCGGACAAACTCGGCGGGCACTTCATTTTGGCTGGCTTCGATTTTGAAGGCGAAAGCGACGAAAAGCCTGAATTGGTGGTCTACAACCTCGACCTCGAGCAAATCCATCAAGCCATAGGCCAGCAGGCTTTACACGGCAGCACTGTGGACACCGTCGAAGGCGCCGGCGTGTTGGTGGACAGCCCGCTGGACCAGGTGTTTGCCTACCTGGATAACCCGGCCAATGCCGATGTGTTCGTTGAAGCCGTGCGCTACCAGCGTGCGGGCAAATAACGTTTAAAGAGGAAGCACCGGGTGGACGATTACCAGCAGACGATACGCACCTTGTCCGATCGCATAGTGCTGGCGCAAACACCGATTCGCGTGCTCGACGCCGTGAAGTGGGACGAGAACATTCGCCAGGGATTCCTCAAGGCCAAGGGCAAGGCTTTGCCCGCCGTGGACCGCGATTATTACCTGAACCGGCCGCTGTCGTTCGACTCCAGCGCGGTCAAGCTTGAGTTCCAGAACATCGAGCGCGACATCACCCGCCAGCTTGGCCAATTCAACCCGGTCGGGCAGATCATGCGGCGGATGTGCAAGGAGTACCGCATGGTGGTGCGCATGCTCGAAGCGCGCGGCACCGAGGACTTCGGCCTGATCTCCCAGGAACTCTACGGCGCCGCCTCCGATGCCTTCCACGCCGGCGACCCGACCCTGGCTGACCTCGGCCTGATGCTCTCCGACTACCTCAATAACATCGACGGCCGTGGCGACCTCAAGGACGAGGCCAAGACCCTCACCGCCAAAGATGCCGTGGCGATGTTGCAAACCCGCCTGAACAAGGTATTTGGCGAGGCGGAAGAAACCATTCGCGTGTTCGAGTCCGACGGGATCGTCGCCGACGCGGCGGCCGGCGCCGACTACATCAAGATCCGCGCCGACGCGATGTTCAACGAACGTGATGTGCGCGCGCTGGAAGTGCATGAAGGCCTGGTGCACGTCGGCACCACGCTCAATGGCCAAAATCAGCCGATCTGCACGTTCCTGTCCAAGGGGCCGCCGTCTTCCACCGTAACCCAGGAAGGCCTGGCGATTCTGATGGAAATCATCACCTTCGCGTCCTACCCCAGCCGCCTGCGCAAACTGACCAACCGCACCCGCGCCATCCATATGGTGGAGGAGGGCGCTGACTTCCTGCAGGTGTTCGAATTCTTCCGCGAGCAAGGTTTTGAAATGGCCGAAAGCTACGGCAACGCCAGCCGGGTGTTCCGTGGCTCGACGCCGACCGGCCTGCCGTTTACCAAGGATTTGTCCTATCTCAAGGGCTTTATCATGGTCTATAACTACATTCAGCTGGCCGTGCGCAAAGGCAAGCTGGAACAAGTGCCGCTGTTGTTCTGCGGCAAGACCACGCTGGAAGACATGCGTACCTTGCGCCAACTGGTCGATGAAGGCCTGGTGGTGCCGCCCAAGTACCTGCCCGAGCAGTTTCGCGACATGAACGCACTGGCGGCGTGGATGTGTTTCTCCAACTTCCTCAACCACTTGAGCCTGGATCGGATCGAAGCGGATTACTCGAATATCCTTTAGGCAATTTAACTGACGAAACCGATTAAAAAATTTGGATCTCCACAAGGCTGCAGATCGCGGCCAAATCGCGAGGCTTCAACGGATGAGAATCCTCGGCATTCTTTGCCTGCTATTCACATTGAACGGCTGCAGCTCGCTGCTGTTCTACCCTGAGCCCGGGCTGCCGTTCACGCCG is a window of Pseudomonas antarctica DNA encoding:
- a CDS encoding TetR/AcrR family transcriptional regulator, with the protein product MNRVMAQEGAAGIAAAVAESVQYQGRKASRRGSEQRRQDILDAAMRIVVRDGVRAVRHRAVASEAGVPLSATTYYFKDIDDLLTDTFAQYVERSAAFMGKLWVRNEGLLREMVAYGDGSQASRSQLADDIAKLTADYVMRQLNNRREHLMAEQAFRQEALLNPRLAELVRSHQQILLQGTGQFFQVLGSREPQQDAKVLTAIIGRMEYQGLLGGPEPLTGEEMLEILKRYMHLVLASV
- a CDS encoding flavohemoglobin expression-modulating QEGLA motif protein; this encodes MDDYQQTIRTLSDRIVLAQTPIRVLDAVKWDENIRQGFLKAKGKALPAVDRDYYLNRPLSFDSSAVKLEFQNIERDITRQLGQFNPVGQIMRRMCKEYRMVVRMLEARGTEDFGLISQELYGAASDAFHAGDPTLADLGLMLSDYLNNIDGRGDLKDEAKTLTAKDAVAMLQTRLNKVFGEAEETIRVFESDGIVADAAAGADYIKIRADAMFNERDVRALEVHEGLVHVGTTLNGQNQPICTFLSKGPPSSTVTQEGLAILMEIITFASYPSRLRKLTNRTRAIHMVEEGADFLQVFEFFREQGFEMAESYGNASRVFRGSTPTGLPFTKDLSYLKGFIMVYNYIQLAVRKGKLEQVPLLFCGKTTLEDMRTLRQLVDEGLVVPPKYLPEQFRDMNALAAWMCFSNFLNHLSLDRIEADYSNIL